Proteins encoded in a region of the Devosia sp. RR2S18 genome:
- the ykgO gene encoding type B 50S ribosomal protein L36, with protein MKIRNSLKALMTRHRANKLVRRRGRVYIINKVDKRFKARQG; from the coding sequence ATGAAGATCCGCAACTCGCTGAAGGCGTTGATGACTCGCCACCGCGCGAACAAGCTCGTCCGCCGCCGCGGCCGGGTATACATCATCAACAAGGTGGACAAGCGCTTCAAGGCCCGTCAGGGCTAA
- a CDS encoding aa3-type cytochrome c oxidase subunit IV, translated as MSEIRPVSPDPAIQPPPLSGGQMDYPAHIQTYNGFMNLLKWFSIHMALLLVGLYFMIIANGPWTGGFFILVAIAALVFGLMRNPNLNQDVQSAATGGPPSE; from the coding sequence ATGTCCGAGATCAGACCCGTAAGTCCCGATCCTGCCATCCAGCCGCCGCCGCTGAGCGGAGGGCAAATGGATTATCCGGCGCACATTCAGACCTACAATGGTTTCATGAACCTGCTGAAGTGGTTCAGCATCCACATGGCGTTGCTGCTGGTGGGGCTCTACTTCATGATTATTGCGAACGGCCCCTGGACTGGGGGCTTCTTTATCCTTGTGGCCATCGCGGCACTCGTCTTCGGGTTGATGCGCAACCCCAATTTGAACCAGGATGTGCAGAGCGCCGCCACGGGTGGTCCACCCTCAGAATAG
- a CDS encoding response regulator yields MSKNRGPQAMGMEQITKRGVLVADPSAHMAALIGVMLRTIGRKDIREAYDADRTMIELQRRPFDLLIIDMDLPRLDGVAFTRRLRSATDCRNRHIPIIMMSSTPEAKRIADARDAGVTEFLRKPFAASHLQTRLDAIAAHPRCFIDNEDFKGPDRRRRVVAQSAAERRSVRLVQPS; encoded by the coding sequence GTGAGCAAGAACAGGGGACCGCAGGCCATGGGGATGGAGCAGATTACCAAGCGCGGCGTGCTTGTCGCCGATCCCTCCGCCCACATGGCAGCCCTCATCGGTGTCATGTTGCGCACGATTGGCCGCAAGGACATTCGCGAAGCCTATGACGCGGACCGGACCATGATCGAGCTGCAGCGGCGTCCCTTTGATCTCCTCATCATCGACATGGATTTGCCGAGGCTTGATGGCGTGGCATTTACCCGCAGGCTGCGGTCGGCTACGGACTGCCGGAACCGCCACATCCCCATCATCATGATGAGTTCGACGCCAGAGGCCAAGCGGATCGCAGACGCCCGCGACGCGGGCGTCACCGAGTTCCTGCGCAAGCCCTTTGCCGCCAGCCACCTCCAGACGCGTCTTGATGCGATTGCGGCGCACCCTCGCTGCTTCATCGACAATGAGGACTTCAAGGGACCTGACCGGCGCCGCCGAGTGGTGGCCCAAAGCGCCGCTGAGCGCCGCAGTGTCCGCTTGGTACAGCCAAGCTAG
- the dxs gene encoding 1-deoxy-D-xylulose-5-phosphate synthase translates to MADKLQTPLLDTVNSPADLRALPREDLRQLADELRDEMIDAVSVTGGHLGAGLGVVELTVALHAVFDTPHDRIIWDVGHQAYPHKILTGRRDRIRTLRQKHGLSGFTRRAESEYDPFGAGHSSTSISAGLGMAVASKLTETPRNVVAVIGDGAMSAGMAYEAMNNAGAMDARLVVILNDNDMSIAPPTGAMSAYLARLVSGPVYRGAREAAKSFVTKLPKMLHEPARRTEEFARSFLTGGTLFEELGFYYVGPIDGHNLDHLLPVLDNVRDSIDGPILIHVVTKKGKGYAPAEDAADKYHGVSKFNVITGAQAKAVSNAPSYTSVFAESLIQEAADDLRIVAINAAMPSGTGLDKFSEIYPTRTFDVGIAEQHAVTFAAGLASEGMRPFCAIYSTFLQRAYDQVVHDVAIQSLPVRFAIDRAGFVGADGPTHAGNYDAAYLGAIPGLVQMAAADEAELRHMVATAAAYDDGPIAFRYPRGEGMGVDMPARGEKLVIGKGRIVRQGSTIAILSYGTRLSEVLAAADKLAALGLNPTIADARFLKPLDEELIAKLASSHDVLLSTEEGSIGGFGSHVATFLASNGLLDGKLRFRPLMIPDRFDEHASQSDMYAAAGLDRSGIVSTALTTLGYDEAAKAAALAQIS, encoded by the coding sequence TTGGCAGACAAGCTTCAGACACCGCTACTCGATACGGTCAACAGCCCCGCCGATCTGCGTGCCCTCCCCCGCGAAGATCTCCGCCAGCTCGCTGATGAACTGCGCGACGAAATGATCGACGCCGTTTCGGTGACGGGCGGGCATCTGGGGGCCGGCCTGGGCGTGGTGGAACTGACGGTGGCGCTTCATGCCGTCTTCGACACGCCGCATGACCGCATCATCTGGGATGTCGGGCATCAGGCCTATCCGCACAAGATCTTGACCGGCCGACGCGATCGCATTCGCACGCTTCGCCAAAAGCATGGGCTCTCCGGGTTTACGCGTCGCGCCGAGAGCGAATACGATCCCTTTGGCGCTGGGCATTCATCGACCTCGATTTCAGCTGGTCTGGGTATGGCGGTTGCCAGCAAGCTGACGGAAACCCCGCGCAATGTCGTGGCGGTGATCGGTGATGGCGCCATGTCCGCGGGCATGGCCTATGAGGCCATGAACAACGCCGGCGCAATGGACGCTCGGCTGGTCGTCATCCTCAACGACAACGACATGTCGATCGCCCCGCCGACAGGGGCAATGAGTGCCTATCTGGCGCGGCTCGTTTCGGGGCCAGTTTATCGTGGTGCCCGTGAAGCGGCCAAGAGCTTCGTCACCAAGCTGCCCAAGATGTTGCATGAGCCGGCGCGGCGCACCGAGGAATTCGCGCGGTCCTTCCTTACCGGCGGTACGCTATTCGAGGAGCTGGGCTTTTACTATGTCGGCCCGATCGACGGGCACAATCTCGATCACCTGCTGCCGGTGCTCGACAATGTCCGCGACAGCATCGATGGCCCGATCCTCATCCATGTGGTGACCAAGAAGGGCAAGGGCTATGCGCCCGCCGAGGACGCTGCTGACAAATATCACGGCGTCTCCAAGTTCAACGTCATCACTGGCGCTCAGGCCAAGGCGGTCTCCAATGCGCCGTCCTACACCTCGGTGTTTGCCGAGAGCTTGATCCAGGAAGCGGCGGACGATCTACGGATCGTCGCGATCAACGCGGCCATGCCCTCCGGTACCGGCCTCGACAAGTTCTCTGAAATCTATCCTACTCGCACGTTCGACGTCGGCATTGCCGAACAGCATGCGGTAACCTTCGCTGCCGGTCTCGCGAGCGAAGGCATGCGGCCCTTCTGTGCCATCTACTCAACTTTCCTGCAACGCGCCTATGACCAGGTGGTGCATGACGTTGCCATCCAAAGCCTGCCGGTCCGTTTTGCCATAGATCGCGCCGGCTTCGTTGGTGCCGACGGCCCGACCCATGCGGGCAATTATGACGCTGCCTATCTCGGCGCCATTCCGGGCCTTGTGCAAATGGCGGCGGCCGATGAAGCGGAATTGCGGCACATGGTGGCCACCGCCGCCGCCTACGACGACGGCCCTATCGCTTTTCGTTACCCGCGGGGCGAAGGCATGGGCGTCGACATGCCGGCTCGTGGCGAAAAGCTCGTCATCGGCAAGGGCCGTATTGTCCGCCAGGGTAGCACAATCGCCATCCTCTCCTATGGCACACGCCTGAGCGAAGTGCTGGCAGCCGCTGACAAGCTTGCAGCGCTTGGCCTCAATCCCACGATCGCCGACGCGCGCTTCCTCAAGCCGCTGGATGAAGAACTCATCGCCAAGCTGGCATCCAGCCATGATGTCCTCCTCAGCACCGAGGAAGGATCGATCGGGGGCTTCGGCAGCCATGTCGCGACTTTCCTCGCCAGCAATGGCCTGCTCGATGGCAAGCTGCGCTTCCGCCCGCTGATGATCCCCGACCGCTTCGACGAGCATGCTTCGCAGTCTGACATGTATGCCGCAGCCGGGCTCGACCGGTCTGGCATCGTCTCGACCGCCTTGACGACGCTGGGCTATGACGAAGCCGCCAAAGCCGCGGCCCTCGCCCAGATAAGCTAA
- a CDS encoding ABC transporter permease: MAGITGKDEVLTTYARKLETLDAPKGRSLTQDALRRLSRNKAAVASIAIVIFIVLAAFIGPYFVPWSYSEVDWTAIRKPPDFEKGHFFGTDQNGRDMLARVLQGTQMSLIVAGVATVVSVVIGIIYGAVAGYLGGRVDAIMMRIVDIMYALPYILFVIILVVMFGRNPVLLFVGIGAIEWLTMARIVRGQTLSLKEKEFVEAARAGGAKPWTIITRHIVPNLTGPVVIYATLTIPEIIIAESFLSYLGLGVQEPQTSLGTLISFGAPVAEVLPWMLLAPAGVLVTLLLCLTYIGDGLRDALDPKDR, translated from the coding sequence ATGGCTGGGATCACAGGCAAGGACGAAGTCCTCACCACCTACGCTCGAAAGCTCGAGACGCTTGATGCTCCCAAAGGCCGTTCGCTGACGCAGGACGCCTTGCGCCGCCTCTCGCGCAACAAGGCTGCGGTCGCATCGATTGCAATTGTCATCTTCATTGTCCTGGCGGCCTTTATCGGCCCCTATTTCGTGCCATGGAGCTATTCGGAGGTCGACTGGACCGCTATCCGCAAGCCCCCCGACTTCGAGAAGGGCCACTTCTTCGGCACCGATCAGAACGGCCGAGACATGCTGGCGCGTGTGCTGCAGGGCACGCAGATGAGCCTGATAGTTGCCGGCGTCGCCACTGTGGTGTCCGTCGTCATCGGCATCATCTATGGCGCTGTCGCTGGCTATCTCGGTGGCAGGGTCGATGCCATCATGATGCGCATCGTCGACATCATGTATGCTCTGCCCTACATTCTCTTCGTCATCATTCTGGTGGTGATGTTCGGCCGGAATCCGGTGCTGCTCTTTGTGGGCATTGGTGCGATCGAGTGGCTGACCATGGCACGTATCGTACGCGGGCAGACCCTTTCTCTCAAAGAGAAGGAATTCGTAGAGGCGGCACGAGCCGGTGGCGCCAAGCCTTGGACCATCATCACGCGGCACATCGTGCCGAACTTGACCGGGCCAGTGGTGATCTATGCCACGCTTACCATCCCGGAGATCATTATTGCCGAGAGCTTCCTCTCCTATTTGGGCCTGGGTGTTCAGGAACCGCAGACCTCACTGGGAACGCTGATCTCGTTTGGTGCGCCCGTCGCCGAGGTGCTCCCCTGGATGTTACTCGCACCAGCCGGCGTGCTGGTGACTCTCTTGCTGTGCCTCACCTATATCGGGGATGGGCTGCGTGACGCGCTCGACCCCAAGGACCGTTAG
- a CDS encoding DUF882 domain-containing protein, translated as MRLVLAAIMSLTVILPHFVVPASAATERALYLYYTHTKETARIVFKRNGNYVQSGLNELNYFLRDWRRNEPAKMDPRLFDLVWEVYQEVGGTQPVHIVSAYRSPKTNEMLRQTSSGVAENSQHTKGNAMDFFIPGVPLAKLRAVAMRKQVGGVGYYPSSGSPFVHLDTGSVRAWPRMTRAQLKEIFPDGRTVHLPTDGKPLSQEGYQLAMAEWKRCHSVPCNGGSSGTQVASAGSGRTLVDMFFGGNKQSAGVSAPAAPALAVQAAAAPVQVASVPQASTSPQMAPTPFMRPSELGGANVQLASATTPEAIPFSTTGSAPLDESELLTGSIPPMPVLKSAALQQATDASGSANDAVTALAALTAPPIPEPRIHMTEQTTVTAYLPTLPQDPEAQKALEMLINNNSTAAAVTPPPRPTVRRPVLPPIGSSVQTAALGQPPANTLATLFDGTFGAAQQSSNAAVADALAKHVAQQPAAKALRKPELVAPDLEHVADVFMEPAALDSSHFAIIWDHDEADFDPTTELGHMVPVMGVGDVPQGLPHNKFAAAN; from the coding sequence GTGCGGCTTGTGCTCGCCGCCATTATGAGCCTCACCGTGATCCTACCGCACTTTGTGGTGCCCGCCAGCGCCGCGACCGAGCGGGCGCTGTACCTCTACTACACGCACACTAAGGAGACGGCGCGCATCGTCTTCAAGCGGAATGGCAATTACGTCCAATCCGGCCTCAACGAGCTTAACTATTTCCTGCGCGACTGGCGCCGCAACGAGCCGGCCAAGATGGATCCGCGGCTCTTCGATCTCGTCTGGGAGGTTTATCAGGAAGTCGGCGGCACTCAGCCCGTGCACATTGTTTCGGCCTACCGCTCGCCCAAGACCAATGAGATGCTGCGTCAAACCTCCTCCGGCGTCGCCGAGAATTCGCAGCACACCAAGGGCAACGCCATGGATTTCTTTATCCCCGGCGTTCCCTTGGCCAAGCTGCGCGCCGTTGCCATGCGCAAGCAGGTCGGTGGTGTCGGCTATTATCCGAGCTCGGGCAGCCCGTTCGTCCACCTCGACACCGGTTCGGTGCGCGCCTGGCCCCGCATGACCCGCGCCCAGCTCAAGGAAATCTTCCCCGACGGCCGGACCGTGCACCTCCCCACCGATGGCAAGCCGCTCTCCCAGGAAGGCTACCAGCTAGCCATGGCCGAGTGGAAACGCTGCCACTCGGTGCCCTGCAATGGCGGCAGCTCAGGGACGCAGGTGGCCAGTGCCGGCAGCGGGCGCACCTTGGTCGACATGTTCTTTGGTGGCAACAAGCAGTCCGCCGGCGTGAGCGCCCCAGCGGCACCCGCACTAGCCGTGCAGGCTGCCGCAGCGCCGGTTCAGGTCGCCTCCGTGCCCCAGGCCAGCACCAGCCCGCAAATGGCGCCGACGCCCTTTATGCGCCCCAGCGAGCTGGGCGGCGCTAACGTGCAGTTGGCTTCCGCCACCACGCCGGAGGCCATTCCGTTCTCGACCACGGGAAGCGCTCCGCTGGACGAGAGCGAGTTACTTACCGGCTCCATCCCGCCCATGCCTGTGCTCAAATCCGCCGCGCTCCAGCAGGCAACGGACGCCAGCGGATCGGCGAACGATGCGGTGACGGCCCTTGCCGCGCTGACCGCCCCCCCCATTCCCGAGCCTCGCATTCACATGACCGAACAGACGACGGTCACGGCCTATCTACCCACGCTGCCGCAGGACCCCGAGGCGCAAAAAGCCCTGGAGATGCTGATCAACAACAACAGCACTGCGGCCGCAGTGACTCCTCCGCCGCGGCCTACCGTTCGCCGCCCTGTTCTGCCGCCCATCGGATCGTCCGTTCAGACAGCTGCTTTGGGCCAGCCACCCGCCAATACGCTGGCAACACTGTTCGACGGCACCTTTGGCGCCGCTCAGCAGAGCAGCAACGCTGCCGTTGCCGACGCATTGGCCAAGCATGTCGCGCAGCAACCCGCGGCCAAGGCGCTCCGCAAGCCCGAGCTCGTGGCACCGGACCTGGAGCACGTTGCTGATGTCTTCATGGAACCGGCCGCGCTCGACTCCAGCCACTTCGCCATCATCTGGGATCACGACGAAGCGGACTTCGATCCTACGACCGAGCTGGGCCATATGGTTCCGGTGATGGGCGTCGGCGATGTCCCGCAGGGATTGCCGCACAACAAGTTCGCCGCAGCTAACTGA
- a CDS encoding DUF1036 domain-containing protein, with translation MHKLRLGTILIGATLATVGFATLPAKADLRVCNETANLISVALGYRAERGWMSEGWWQAPPGDCRVLYQGDLERRFYYIYAVDDIAGGAWDGSVFMCTRDETFTIFGVEDCLARGYERTGFFEIDTQNRTDWTLQLTENNGGPAVVDPEAAEDLEDPAFLVDPDDVTLDAPTDDNSQTEETDTQ, from the coding sequence TTGCACAAACTTCGCCTCGGCACGATCCTGATCGGCGCGACCCTGGCCACGGTGGGGTTTGCCACCCTGCCGGCCAAAGCCGATCTCCGGGTCTGCAACGAGACGGCCAATCTGATTTCCGTGGCCCTCGGCTACCGCGCTGAACGGGGCTGGATGAGCGAAGGCTGGTGGCAGGCCCCTCCCGGCGACTGCCGCGTACTGTACCAAGGCGACCTGGAGCGGCGCTTCTATTACATCTATGCGGTCGACGATATCGCAGGTGGCGCCTGGGACGGTTCGGTATTCATGTGCACACGTGACGAGACTTTCACAATCTTCGGGGTTGAGGATTGCCTCGCTCGTGGCTATGAGCGCACTGGCTTCTTTGAAATCGATACACAGAACCGGACTGACTGGACGCTGCAACTGACCGAGAACAATGGTGGACCTGCAGTGGTCGATCCGGAAGCTGCCGAGGACTTGGAAGACCCAGCATTTCTTGTCGACCCAGACGACGTGACCCTAGACGCGCCGACGGACGACAATTCACAGACCGAAGAAACGGACACGCAATGA
- a CDS encoding DUF2312 domain-containing protein: MAVEDSVAQDQLRAFIERIERMEEEKAAIAADIKEIYAEAKGNGFDTKILRKIVTIRKQDANERMEQEALLELYMSALGMVEAPPER; encoded by the coding sequence ATGGCCGTCGAAGACAGCGTTGCCCAGGACCAGCTCCGGGCCTTCATAGAGCGCATTGAGCGCATGGAAGAAGAAAAAGCGGCCATCGCCGCCGACATCAAGGAGATCTATGCCGAAGCCAAGGGCAATGGTTTCGACACCAAGATCCTCCGCAAGATCGTGACCATCCGCAAGCAGGATGCCAATGAGCGCATGGAGCAGGAAGCCTTGCTGGAGCTCTATATGAGTGCGCTGGGTATGGTCGAGGCGCCGCCGGAGCGCTGA
- the pyk gene encoding pyruvate kinase — protein sequence MRRMRRAKIVATLGPASHEEKMIEELAKAGADVFRINMSHASHDVLRQTVERIRNVEKRLNHPLGILVDLQGPKLRVWKFAEGAVNLVAGQKFTLDSNKDDNGNSERVYLPHPEIIESVSVGDRLLLDDGKLQLRATKVGNGVIETEVVYGGKLSDKKGVSLPDTLLPTGALTEKDHADLLEGLKCEADWIALSFVQRPEDIIDVRKIVQGRAGVMAKIEKPQAIDRLEEIIKLCDAIMVARGDLGVELPLETVPGLQKRMIRMARRYGKPVVVATQMLESMITAPVPTRAEVSDVSIAVFEGADAIMLSAESASGQYPVEAVSTMNKVAIAVEGDANYRGIIRAAQTEPEATAADAISAATRQVAETLDLAAIVTYTASGSTGIRAARERPSKPIIVLSPNQRTIRRMSVVWGVHCVQTEDAVSLEDMVDRACVIAYQEGFARPGDRIAITAGIPLGTPGATNMLRIAFVRQDGAGSS from the coding sequence ATGAGACGGATGAGACGCGCAAAGATCGTCGCCACGCTCGGGCCTGCCAGCCACGAGGAGAAGATGATCGAGGAATTGGCCAAGGCCGGCGCTGATGTGTTCCGCATCAACATGAGCCACGCCAGCCACGACGTGCTGCGCCAGACCGTCGAGCGCATCCGCAATGTCGAAAAGCGGCTCAACCATCCTCTCGGCATTCTCGTCGACCTGCAGGGTCCCAAGCTGCGGGTGTGGAAATTTGCTGAAGGCGCCGTCAATCTTGTCGCCGGGCAGAAGTTCACGCTCGACAGCAACAAGGACGACAACGGCAATTCCGAACGCGTCTACTTGCCTCACCCCGAGATCATTGAAAGCGTGTCCGTCGGTGATCGCCTGCTGCTCGATGATGGCAAGCTGCAGCTCCGGGCCACCAAGGTGGGCAATGGCGTGATCGAGACCGAAGTGGTCTATGGCGGCAAGCTATCCGACAAGAAGGGTGTGAGCCTTCCCGACACGCTGCTGCCGACCGGCGCGCTGACCGAGAAGGATCATGCGGACCTGCTCGAAGGCCTCAAATGCGAGGCCGACTGGATCGCGCTTTCCTTCGTGCAGCGTCCCGAAGACATTATCGACGTGCGCAAAATCGTGCAGGGTCGTGCGGGCGTTATGGCCAAGATCGAAAAGCCCCAGGCGATCGATCGGCTAGAAGAAATCATCAAGCTGTGCGACGCCATCATGGTTGCACGTGGCGACCTCGGTGTTGAACTGCCGCTCGAGACCGTACCTGGCCTGCAGAAGCGCATGATCCGCATGGCGCGCCGCTATGGCAAGCCGGTGGTGGTCGCCACCCAGATGCTCGAATCCATGATCACCGCGCCGGTCCCCACCCGCGCCGAGGTATCGGACGTTTCCATCGCGGTCTTTGAAGGCGCGGACGCGATCATGCTGTCGGCCGAATCTGCATCCGGTCAGTATCCGGTAGAAGCGGTCTCCACCATGAACAAGGTGGCCATTGCCGTGGAAGGCGATGCGAATTATCGCGGCATCATCCGCGCCGCGCAGACCGAGCCGGAAGCGACCGCTGCCGACGCAATCTCGGCGGCTACCCGCCAGGTTGCCGAGACGCTCGATCTTGCCGCCATCGTCACCTACACGGCCTCTGGGTCGACTGGCATCCGTGCCGCCCGTGAACGGCCGAGCAAGCCCATCATCGTGCTCTCGCCCAATCAGCGCACCATCCGCCGCATGTCCGTGGTTTGGGGCGTGCACTGCGTCCAGACCGAGGACGCTGTGAGCCTTGAAGACATGGTCGACCGCGCCTGTGTTATCGCCTACCAGGAGGGCTTTGCCCGCCCCGGCGACCGCATTGCGATCACCGCCGGCATCCCGCTGGGAACGCCCGGCGCCACCAACATGCTGCGGATCGCCTTTGTTCGCCAGGATGGCGCTGGCTCGAGCTAA
- a CDS encoding ABC transporter ATP-binding protein, which translates to MNTVLSVEDMSVTFALHDSEVQAVREMNFSLSPGETLAVVGESGSGKSQAFLAIMGLLAKNGRASGRAMLGDLNLVGLDTNRLDKVRGKDIAMIFQDPMTSLNPSLKVKTQLAEVLVKHRAFDRDKAFRTSVEMLERVGIPEPAKRANAFPHEMSGGMRQRVMIAMALLCQPKILIADEPTTALDVTVQAQMLDLFKSLTEDFGTALVLITHDLGVVAGVADKMMVMYGGRAVEKGSVDDLFYDPRHPYTLGLLHSTPHIAKRAVRLDPIQGLPPSLENLPKGCSFNPRCAFCFDRCLEERPPLMDTGNGRQKACFYEGPMEYGKVA; encoded by the coding sequence ATGAATACTGTTCTATCCGTCGAGGATATGTCGGTCACCTTCGCGCTCCACGACAGCGAAGTGCAGGCTGTCCGTGAAATGAACTTCAGCCTGTCTCCCGGCGAGACCCTCGCCGTGGTGGGCGAGAGCGGTTCGGGCAAAAGCCAAGCCTTTCTCGCCATCATGGGCTTGCTCGCCAAGAACGGTCGCGCTTCGGGGCGCGCCATGCTGGGAGACCTCAACCTTGTGGGGCTCGATACCAATCGCCTCGACAAGGTTCGAGGCAAGGACATCGCGATGATCTTCCAGGATCCGATGACCTCGCTCAATCCAAGCCTCAAGGTGAAGACCCAATTGGCCGAGGTCTTGGTCAAGCACCGGGCTTTCGATCGTGACAAGGCCTTTCGCACCTCTGTCGAGATGCTGGAGCGCGTAGGCATTCCCGAGCCCGCCAAGCGTGCTAATGCCTTCCCGCACGAAATGAGCGGCGGTATGCGCCAGCGCGTGATGATCGCCATGGCGCTCCTCTGCCAGCCCAAAATCCTGATCGCCGACGAGCCCACAACGGCGCTCGATGTGACGGTGCAGGCGCAGATGCTCGACCTCTTCAAGTCGCTGACCGAGGATTTCGGCACCGCGCTCGTGCTCATCACTCACGATCTGGGCGTGGTCGCCGGGGTCGCCGACAAGATGATGGTCATGTATGGCGGACGCGCCGTGGAAAAGGGGAGTGTCGACGATCTCTTTTACGATCCGCGCCACCCCTATACGCTGGGCCTCCTCCATTCGACGCCCCATATCGCCAAGCGCGCAGTGCGGCTCGATCCGATCCAAGGGCTGCCGCCGAGCCTTGAGAACCTGCCCAAGGGCTGTTCGTTTAATCCGCGCTGCGCCTTCTGCTTTGACCGGTGCCTCGAAGAGCGCCCTCCGCTGATGGACACCGGCAATGGCCGGCAGAAGGCGTGTTTCTATGAAGGGCCCATGGAATATGGGAAGGTGGCTTGA
- a CDS encoding ABC transporter ATP-binding protein — protein MNQPAVNLLEIKDLKKTFSISSGLFSRPLTLTALTDINFSIRKGETLGIVGESGCGKSTLGRCILQLIAPDEGQVLWLGQDLTKLPAEEMRRRRQDLQIIFQDPLASLNPRMTVGEIIADPLRTLRPEMKPEQRRARVLKIMESVGLLPEMINRYPHEFSGGQAQRIGIARALITEPKLIVCDEPVSALDVSIQAQILNLLAELKDEFGLTLIFISHNLSVVRHVSDRILVLYLGRIVELATGDEIYSDPKHPYTRALLTAVPIPDPKLARQRNIDALQGEIPSPINPPSGCPFRTRCRFAKPYCAEKRPPLETIEGGRLVACHRWREIEVPQAAVLGA, from the coding sequence ATGAACCAGCCCGCCGTCAACCTGCTTGAGATCAAGGATCTCAAAAAGACGTTCTCGATCTCCTCGGGTCTCTTCAGCCGTCCACTGACGCTGACAGCCCTGACCGACATCAACTTCTCCATCCGCAAGGGTGAGACGCTCGGCATTGTGGGGGAAAGCGGCTGCGGAAAATCGACTCTGGGGCGCTGCATTCTGCAGTTGATCGCCCCCGATGAGGGCCAGGTGCTCTGGCTGGGGCAGGATCTCACCAAGCTGCCAGCTGAGGAAATGCGTCGGCGGCGGCAGGACCTCCAGATTATCTTCCAGGACCCGCTGGCCTCGCTCAACCCGCGCATGACCGTGGGCGAGATCATCGCGGACCCGCTCCGCACGCTGCGGCCGGAAATGAAACCCGAACAACGCCGCGCCCGCGTCCTCAAGATCATGGAATCGGTTGGACTTCTCCCCGAGATGATCAACCGCTATCCGCACGAGTTCTCGGGCGGGCAAGCGCAGCGCATCGGTATTGCCCGGGCGCTCATCACCGAACCCAAGCTCATCGTCTGTGACGAGCCGGTCTCGGCGCTGGACGTTTCGATCCAGGCGCAGATCCTCAACCTGCTCGCAGAGCTAAAGGATGAGTTCGGGCTGACGCTGATCTTTATCTCGCACAATCTATCGGTCGTGCGGCATGTGTCCGATCGTATCCTGGTGCTCTACCTTGGCCGCATCGTTGAGTTGGCCACGGGCGACGAGATCTATAGCGACCCCAAGCATCCCTATACGCGGGCACTGCTGACGGCCGTACCGATACCCGATCCTAAGCTCGCCCGGCAGCGCAATATCGATGCGCTGCAGGGTGAGATTCCCTCGCCGATCAATCCACCCTCAGGCTGTCCCTTCCGCACACGGTGTCGCTTTGCCAAGCCCTACTGCGCCGAAAAACGTCCGCCGCTTGAGACCATCGAAGGCGGTCGGTTGGTGGCATGCCACCGCTGGCGCGAGATTGAGGTCCCACAAGCGGCTGTGTTGGGCGCTTAG